The Petrotoga mobilis SJ95 genomic sequence CCGATCCTCCCTTGGCTAGACTTGAATTCCCTGTTATGTTGAAATACGTTTTTTCACCGTTTGTTACCAAGGTAGTTGATGATTTGAATACAATGGTACAGTTCAATTTTTTTGCGTATTCTTCCAAAGTGACCACGTCGTTTTTTAAATTTTTATAAACCTTTGATAGTTCTCCTACATGAGGGGTTATAACAAAATTTCTGTTTAATTTTACATCTTTATCTTTTAAAATGGATAGAGCATCTGCATCTAAAACGAATAATTTGTTATCTTTGTAGGTTTCAACTAATTTTTTAACAAAGCCTTTTGCATTTTCAGTTATACCGGGACCTAAAACTATAACGTTGGATTTTTCGATTTCTTCCTTTAAATTTTCAACGTCTTTTTCTTCAAAGTGTTCTTTTTTTAAAGACTTATAGATTATGGATGGTTCAAGAGTTAAAACGTTTGATGAATCACCTGGTGTAATCAGTTTAACCATACCAGCTCCAGTTCTTTGAGCTCCAATAGCTGAAAGGATAGGGGCACCAGGGTATTTTTCACTGCCTGCGAGTATTAGAACCGTTCCAAATTTGTACTTATAGGAGTCTTCAGGCCTGTTTGGAAGTAAGTTCTTAACGGTATCTTCTAGTATGAGTTCTCGATTGATTGAGTTTACCAGCGAGTTGTCGAAAGATAGAGGAGCAACTTTTATTTCTCCACAATATTCTCTTGCAGGATAGAGTAGATGGCCAATTTTTAAAAAGCCGAATGTAACCGCTTGATCGGCTTTAACTGCCGTTCCTAGAACTTCACCTGTGTCAGATGATATTCCCGATGGAACGTCAACTGATAATACCTTTGATCCTGAAGAGTTTATGCGTGTTATCGCTTCAGCAACCTCCCCCTTGACTTCTCCTGTCAAGCCTATACCTATTAACCCGTCTATTATGAGATCGTATTGGGAATAATTGATTTCATCAACATCAAAACGATAAATATTAATTTCGTATTTTTTGGCGATCTCAAGTTGCTTTTTAAAGCCGGGACTCCCTTGAGTTGGATCGCCTACTATAAGTATTTCAACGTTGTAGCCTCTATTTTTTAGGATCCTACCCGCTGCAATACCATCACCTGCGTTGTTACCCTTTCCTACTACACATAGAATGGAATTTGGTTCAAAGGTTTCCGCTATGTCAGCTACAGAAAAAGCCGCTTGCTCCATCAGCGTTTCTGGGGCTATTCCTTTCTCTATAGTCAATTTGTCTATTAATTTTGCCTGGGAAGAAGTGAGTATTTTCAATTTTTTCACCTCTAAACTTTTTATTTGTTTTCCATGTTCAAGATCAAATCATTTTTTGAACACATTTCTTCGGTTTTTGGTCCGTAAGAAATGTAGTCAATATCAACACCGATTTGTTCTTCAATATACGATAAATATTTTAAGAAATTAATATCGTTGGTATCTTTCCAACCGTTCAATTCAGTGTAAATAGGTTTGGCAACAAAAAAGTCGTACGAGGAGGATGGAGTATCTTTTGTTTTTCCGTTGACCTCATAATGTGTACAAACTTTTATCTTATCTAACCCGTTTAAAACGTCCGCCTTGGTGATTACAAGCCCTGTTAAACCAGATCTTATTTTTGCGTATCTCAAAGCAGGGAGATCTAACCAACCAACCCTTCTTGGCCTTCCTGTTGTCGCACC encodes the following:
- a CDS encoding bifunctional ADP-dependent NAD(P)H-hydrate dehydratase/NAD(P)H-hydrate epimerase is translated as MKILTSSQAKLIDKLTIEKGIAPETLMEQAAFSVADIAETFEPNSILCVVGKGNNAGDGIAAGRILKNRGYNVEILIVGDPTQGSPGFKKQLEIAKKYEINIYRFDVDEINYSQYDLIIDGLIGIGLTGEVKGEVAEAITRINSSGSKVLSVDVPSGISSDTGEVLGTAVKADQAVTFGFLKIGHLLYPAREYCGEIKVAPLSFDNSLVNSINRELILEDTVKNLLPNRPEDSYKYKFGTVLILAGSEKYPGAPILSAIGAQRTGAGMVKLITPGDSSNVLTLEPSIIYKSLKKEHFEEKDVENLKEEIEKSNVIVLGPGITENAKGFVKKLVETYKDNKLFVLDADALSILKDKDVKLNRNFVITPHVGELSKVYKNLKNDVVTLEEYAKKLNCTIVFKSSTTLVTNGEKTYFNITGNSSLAKGGSGDLLSGVIGSYIAQGLPTMQACLIGSYVVYKTARDLSLEYTNYCLTPKTIADNLYKTIHQLNS